A portion of the Leifsonia sp. EB41 genome contains these proteins:
- a CDS encoding SGNH/GDSL hydrolase family protein produces the protein MSTRPRLIAVVALALAAAALAGCSSVVAARPVAADGTAVAAPAERSKPQVIAIGDSIAFGKGVRPDQAWPALVAAQHGWTLTDLAVSGSGFVKPGWNGDTYREQVATALGLHPDYILIAATRNDRTQDAALVASSADELLGELRDTFPRARIIGITTVWGADTPPPTVATVNGIVEKAVTGVGGTFLDIGYPLAGHPELVQADGIHPNAAGERAVAKVIEDRLAPLGVTS, from the coding sequence GTGTCCACCCGTCCCCGCCTGATCGCCGTCGTCGCGCTCGCTCTCGCCGCGGCCGCTCTCGCCGGCTGCTCCTCGGTCGTCGCCGCGCGCCCGGTCGCCGCCGACGGCACGGCTGTGGCGGCCCCAGCGGAGCGCTCGAAGCCGCAGGTCATCGCCATCGGGGACTCCATTGCGTTCGGCAAGGGCGTGCGCCCGGATCAAGCCTGGCCCGCGCTGGTGGCGGCGCAGCACGGCTGGACGCTCACCGACCTCGCGGTCTCCGGCTCCGGCTTCGTCAAGCCGGGCTGGAACGGCGACACCTACCGCGAGCAGGTCGCCACTGCACTCGGCCTGCACCCCGACTACATCCTGATCGCGGCCACCCGCAACGACCGCACGCAGGACGCCGCTCTCGTGGCCTCCTCGGCGGACGAACTGCTGGGTGAACTGCGCGACACGTTCCCGCGGGCGCGCATCATCGGCATCACGACGGTCTGGGGCGCGGACACGCCGCCGCCGACCGTGGCGACCGTCAACGGGATCGTCGAGAAGGCCGTGACCGGCGTCGGCGGGACGTTCCTTGACATCGGCTACCCGCTGGCGGGGCATCCCGAGCTGGTGCAGGCGGACGGGATCCACCCGAACGCGGCGGGC
- a CDS encoding SGNH/GDSL hydrolase family protein, translating to MTDLGEAGAGFTTPGVNTHDFDDQVSAAIRLRPQVVIVAATRNDAATAASAPGTVTRDTAAAIDRLSTALPHTTIIGIGSVWGATAAGRTATVVDEALKSAVLGVGGHWLPLGQTFLGQPTLLQADGIHPTSAGQELLGRTVADAIAKARIEPGPARS from the coding sequence CTGACGGACCTCGGCGAAGCCGGCGCCGGCTTCACCACGCCCGGCGTGAACACCCACGACTTCGACGACCAGGTGAGCGCTGCCATCCGGCTGCGCCCGCAGGTCGTCATCGTCGCCGCGACGCGCAACGACGCGGCTACCGCCGCCTCCGCTCCCGGGACGGTCACGCGCGACACCGCGGCGGCGATCGACCGGCTGTCCACCGCACTCCCGCACACCACGATCATCGGGATCGGGTCGGTCTGGGGAGCGACAGCTGCGGGCCGTACGGCCACGGTCGTCGACGAGGCCCTGAAGAGCGCGGTCCTCGGCGTCGGCGGCCACTGGCTCCCGCTGGGCCAGACGTTCCTCGGGCAGCCGACCCTCCTGCAGGCGGACGGCATCCACCCGACCAGCGCGGGCCAGGAACTGCTCGGGAGGACCGTCGCAGACGCCATCGCGAAGGCGCGGATCGAGCCGGGACCCGCTCGCAGCTAG
- a CDS encoding SGNH/GDSL hydrolase family protein gives MFGHRPLATVATALAALLLGTVALSGCASASSQVAVGAAVPAGKHPVVAIVGDSIESGMGLEPFEAWPALVAVDRRWGLENFSEPGAGFVAVGATNADFNGQIDQAIAAKANVVLIGASDNDLGQDNSAVAKAMAAAVERLSDALPKAHLIGYNALTGEASDNDLAPLNDALKQAVTAAGGKWIDLGQPYRGQLGLVQDDGEHPTLEGQQAIASVVLSKLDGIV, from the coding sequence ATGTTCGGCCACCGACCTCTCGCCACCGTCGCCACGGCGCTCGCAGCGCTGCTGCTCGGCACGGTCGCCCTGAGCGGATGCGCGTCCGCCTCCTCGCAGGTCGCCGTCGGCGCCGCGGTCCCGGCCGGCAAGCACCCGGTGGTCGCGATCGTCGGGGACTCGATCGAGTCGGGCATGGGTCTGGAGCCGTTCGAGGCCTGGCCGGCGCTCGTCGCGGTCGATCGGCGCTGGGGGCTGGAGAACTTCAGCGAGCCGGGGGCCGGCTTCGTCGCCGTCGGGGCCACCAACGCCGATTTCAACGGCCAGATCGACCAGGCCATCGCCGCGAAGGCGAACGTGGTGCTGATCGGCGCCTCCGACAACGACCTCGGCCAGGACAATTCCGCCGTCGCCAAGGCGATGGCGGCCGCGGTCGAGCGGCTGAGCGACGCCCTGCCGAAAGCCCACCTGATCGGGTACAACGCTCTCACCGGGGAGGCCAGCGACAACGACCTCGCTCCCTTGAACGACGCACTGAAGCAGGCCGTGACCGCGGCGGGCGGCAAGTGGATCGACCTCGGCCAGCCGTACCGCGGCCAGCTCGGCCTCGTCCAGGACGACGGCGAGCATCCCACCCTCGAAGGCCAGCAGGCGATCGCGTCGGTCGTGCTGTCGAAGCTCGACGGGATCGTGTGA